In Myxococcota bacterium, a single genomic region encodes these proteins:
- a CDS encoding glutamate synthase subunit beta, with the protein MGKVTGFLELGRKTPGKRAANERVGDYLEIYADPPEESIRAQASRCMDCGVPFCNSGCPLGNIIPDWNDLVYRGKWREALDRLHRTNNFPEFTGRICPAPCESACVLGINDDPVTIEFIEKTIAERGFAEGWVTPEPPATRTGRKVAVVGSGPAGLAAAQQLNRAGHWVTLFEKKDRVGGLLRYGIPDFKLEKWTVDRRAELMIAEGVQVRTGVHVGKDVSGPELLREFDAVLLTGGAESPRDLKVPGRDLEGV; encoded by the coding sequence ATGGGCAAGGTCACGGGCTTTCTCGAGCTGGGGCGCAAGACGCCCGGAAAGCGCGCCGCCAACGAGCGCGTCGGCGACTATCTCGAGATCTACGCCGACCCGCCGGAGGAGTCGATCCGCGCCCAGGCCTCGCGCTGCATGGACTGCGGCGTGCCGTTCTGCAACAGCGGCTGCCCGCTGGGCAACATCATCCCGGACTGGAACGACCTCGTGTACCGCGGCAAGTGGCGCGAGGCGCTCGACCGGCTGCACCGCACGAACAACTTCCCGGAGTTCACCGGCCGGATCTGTCCTGCGCCCTGTGAGTCGGCCTGCGTGCTCGGCATCAACGACGACCCGGTCACGATCGAGTTCATCGAGAAGACCATCGCCGAGCGCGGCTTCGCCGAGGGCTGGGTCACTCCCGAGCCGCCGGCCACGCGCACCGGGCGCAAGGTCGCGGTCGTGGGCTCCGGCCCCGCGGGCCTGGCGGCGGCGCAGCAGCTGAACCGCGCGGGTCACTGGGTCACCCTGTTCGAGAAGAAGGACCGCGTGGGCGGCCTGCTGCGCTACGGCATTCCCGATTTCAAGCTCGAGAAGTGGACGGTCGACCGGCGCGCCGAGCTGATGATCGCCGAGGGCGTGCAGGTGCGGACCGGCGTGCACGTCGGCAAGGACGTCTCCGGCCCCGAGCTGCTGCGCGAGTTCGACGCGGTGCTGCTCACGGGCGGCGCCGAGTCACCGCGCGATCTCAAGGTGCCCGGGCGCGACCTCGAGGGCGT